The proteins below come from a single Athene noctua chromosome 6, bAthNoc1.hap1.1, whole genome shotgun sequence genomic window:
- the ZNF839 gene encoding zinc finger protein 839 isoform X1 produces the protein MAAPEEGGAEAPPPPPPAEDEPPGGAAAAACGVPLGVAAGRAAPAAAEKGGGAVGPADPPPPAEGPELLAVPEELAQSLAGTVLYLQADGSLVEGAGLSAEEQRRLLEQLLAAAESPGLDTAEPPPRHAATPLAPAELQRVIEQVSKAQEQQKLPPAAASLEPCPGPPPSRDAGALPPQACGAALPPASIMHNAAQQLQSVAQQVAMQQGKSMAAARLLPQKQLEAICVQVQPGQMKETERPMPSLAPIQPKTITLSQSVGRNSSIPGLGIINPQIIRIQPVTGTEQQQQLFLHSSSESPIQLLMQRPLPAHGSVSVNKIPPPKMLNGQKVTRATVSATRSPNITKVAASAANTLIPCLEKKQKDDKLKKSLKVKTRSGRISRPPKYKAKDYKFIKMEDLADGHQSDSDDYSELSVEDDEEGKVKGKDALFSSSNYNLKPKMFKCQTCEKSYIGKGGLARHYKLNPGHGQLESSPQKIPLNKPNGSIFVGNTRGIREETMSPAHLDSIAVTLNNENALGTSLEETVDLKAGEQTCKSAESRTLMAEQQNEISSGHRGPVTPKGPGRPRRPKRRGRPRMGGRSRCSGRLSRPGQSPSKSLSSVSADHNVFRRKARLKELIQQCDNEDLMELALPRLTKLVTVYEFLLMKVEKGYPAKAYFPDVYREFEDLHNMVKKMAYDHLSNSDLLSCHQPVEIKDAKVAESLGITEILTGEQKTQGVDSCSQCITKMVSEQVPVEILGQKRLAESSGEELLPLAKRTKLEDVMENVNNAYTSQDEVKEKSGNLCTPFEKDGLNPLNGEILLSEDRHITCCTTASTLPTAEEHNSLADSRVRIEAESSGTFSQTVKMRIEYSQPVNIQGPDMASDASLLHTEVVLPVEADGSSELVQAHFVSENAAGGLSAPELCNSVSENAMGSQSTDLPMSEENGHNQKYQKLQEDCNFAIKEHSEQLNNADVSDEVQELEKVFSTNIMPINYPQSAQTESHQNAVQEASLPAHVNHENSLKNMNEFSCGTEEQHELENTVTVDEAVAFEITDESHDFLSQGHEQIFIQTSDGLILSHPDTAVLSQAEGIVIVTDSNGTTMHIRTPEGIPLETVEALLAMEADGQSEDILLSQSELEP, from the exons ATGGCGGCTCCTGAGGAGGGGGGTgccgaggcgccgccgccccctcctccTGCTGAAGACGAGCCCCCCggaggggcggccgccgccgcctgcggGGTTCCCCTCGGCgtggcggcgggcagggccgccccggcggcggcggagaaGGGCGGGGGTGCGGTGGGGCCCGCcgacccgccgccccccgcggagGGCCCGGAGCTGCTGGCGGTGCCGGAGGAGCTGGCGCAGAGCCTGGCCGGCACCGTCCTCTACCTGCAGGCGGACGGGAGCCTGGTGGAGGGCGCGGGGCTGAGCGCCGAGGAGCAGCGGCGGCTGCTGGAACAGCTGCTGGCCGCCGCCGAGAGCCCGGGGCTGGACACGGCGGAGCCGCCGCCCCGGCACGCCGCCACGCCGCTGGCCCCCGCGGAGCTCCAGCGGGTCATCGAGCAAGTGAGCAAGGCCcaggagcagcagaagctgcCGCCGGCAGCCGCTTCGCTggagccctgcccggggccgccgccgtccCGGGACGCTGGCGCGCTGCCGCCGCAGGCCTGCGGGGCCGCCCTGCCGCCGGCCAGCATCATGCACAACGCCGCTCAGCAGCTGCAGAGCGTGGCCCAGCAGGTCGCCATGCAGCAGGGCAAATCCATGGCGGCCGCCCGGCTCCTCCCGCAGAAG CAGCTGGAAGCCATTTGTGTCCAAGTGCAGCCAGGACAGATGAAGGAAACTGAAAGGCCAATGCCATCATTGGCACCAATCCAGCCCAAAACTATAACGCTGAGTCAGTCGGTTGGTAGAAATTCTAGCATACCAGGACTTGGCATTATTAATCCCCAGATAATTAGGATACAGCCTGTTACAGgaactgagcagcagcagcagctattCCTGCATAGTTCTTCCGAGTCTCCAATTCAGTTGCTTATGCAGAGACCTTTACCAGCTCACGGATCGGTGTCTGTGAACAAGATTCCCCCACCTAAGATGCTAAATGGACAGAAAGTTACACGTGCCACAGTATCGGCTACAAGGTCTCCAAACATTACCAAGGTTGCAGCCAGTGCAGCAAATACTCTGATACCAtgccttgaaaaaaaacaaaaagatgacaagttaaaaaaatccttgaaagtGAAAACTCGTTCTGGACGGATTTCACGCCCCCCCAAATACAAAGCTAAAGattataaattcattaaaatggAGGATTTGGCTGATGGTCATCAGTCTGATTCTGATGACTACTCTGAGCTGAGTGTAGAAGATGATGAAGAAGGGAAGGTGAAGGGAAAGGATGCATTATTCAGTTCTTCAAATTATAATCTGAAACCCAAAATGTTTAAGTGTCAGACTTGTGAAAAATCCTATATAGGAAAAGGTGGATTAGCAAGACATTATAAACTTAACCCAGGCCATGGACAGCTGGAGTCTTCACCtcaaaaaatacctttaaataaGCCTAATGGAAGTATATTTGTGGGCAATACCCGTGGAATAAGAGAGGAAACGATGAGTCCGGCGCATTTAGATTCAATTGCTGTCactttaaataatgaaaatgcacTAGGTACCAGTCTGGAAGAAACTGTTGATTTGAAGGCTGGAGAACAG ACTTGCAAGTCTGCAGAAAGCAGAACCTTGATGGCAGAACAACAAAATGAAATCAGTTCGGGACACCGGGGACCCGTAACACCAAAAGGACCTGGAAGACCCAGACGACCAAAGAGACGTGGTCGACCAAGGATGGGTGGAAGATCCAGGTGTTCTGGAAGGCTTAGCAGACCTGGTCAGTCCCCTTCAAAGTCACTTAGTAGTGTGTCAGCAGATCACAATGTATTCAGAAGAAAAGCTAGGTTAAAAGAG ctaatacaacagtgtgataatgaAGACTTAATGGAGCTGGCTCTCCCACGTCTTACGAAGCTTGTTACAGTATATGAATTTCTGTTGATGAAG GTTGAAAAGGGGTATCCAGCCAAAGCTTACTTCCCAGATGTGTATAGGGAATTTGAAGACTTGCATAATATGGTAAAGAAAATGGCTTATGATCACCTCAGTAATTCTGATTTGCTGAGCTGCCACCAGCCTGTTGAAATAAAAGATGCTAAG GTTGCTGAATCACTAGGAATTACAGAAATACTCACTGGAGAACAAAAGACGCAAGGTGTAGACTCTTGTTCACAATGTATAACTAAAATGGTTAGTGAGCAAGTGCCTGTGGAGATATTGGGACAAAAACGGTTAGCTGAG AGCTCAGGGGAGGAACTGTTGCCATTGGCCAAACGGACCAAGTTAGAAGATGTAATGGAGAATGTGAATAATGCTTATACCAGTCAAgatgaagtgaaagaaaagagtgggaaTTTGTGTACGCCGTTTGAAAAAGATG GTTTAAATCCATTAAATGGAGAAATCCTGCTTTCAGAAGACAGGCATATCACTTGCTGCACAACTGCAAGTACATTACCAACAGCAGAGGAACATAATTCACTTGCTGATTCAAGAGTTAGAATTGAAGCTGAAAGTTCAGGTACCTTCTCCCAGACTGTGAAAATGAGGATAGAGTATTCCCAACCTGTGAACATACAGGGACCAGATATGGCAAGCGACGCGTCTCTGCTGCATACTGAAGTTGTGTTGCCTGTTGAAGCAGATGGCTCATCTGAACTAGTTCAAGCGCACTTTGTGAGTGAGAACGCGGCAGGGGGACTGTCAGCTCCTGAACTCTGCAACTCTGTCTCAGAGAATGCAATGGGCAGTCAGAGCACTGACTTACCAATGAGCGAAGAAAACGGTCACAATCAAAAATATCAGAAACTGCAAGAAGACTGTAATTTTGCAATTAAAGAACATTCTGAACAACTTAATAATGCTGATGTGAGTGATGAGGTACAGGAACTTGAAAAAGTTTTTTCAACAAACATCATGCCAATAAACTACCCACAGAGTGCTCAGACTGAGTCACACCAGAATGCTGTCCAGGAAGCCTCCCTGCCTGCTCATGTGAACCAtgaaaactctttaaaaaatatgaatgaatTTTCTTGTGGGACAGAGGAGCAACATGAGCTGGAGAATACAGTTACTGTAGATGAAGCTGTAGCCTTTGAGATTACTGATGAGAGCCATGATTTTTTGTCTCAGGGAcatgaacagatttttattcaGACTTCAGATGGGCTTATCCTGTCTCATCCAGATACTGCTGTTTTGTCTCAGGCAGAAGGCATCGTTATTGTAACCGATTCCAATGGTACTACAATGCACATTCGCACACCTGAGGGGATACCTTTGGAAACCGTGGAAGCACTACTGGCAATGGAAGCAGATGGCCAAAGTGAAGATATTTTGCTCTCGCAAAGTGAATTGGAGCCATAA
- the ZNF839 gene encoding zinc finger protein 839 isoform X2, translated as MAAPEEGGAEAPPPPPPAEDEPPGGAAAAACGVPLGVAAGRAAPAAAEKGGGAVGPADPPPPAEGPELLAVPEELAQSLAGTVLYLQADGSLVEGAGLSAEEQRRLLEQLLAAAESPGLDTAEPPPRHAATPLAPAELQRVIEQVSKAQEQQKLPPAAASLEPCPGPPPSRDAGALPPQACGAALPPASIMHNAAQQLQSVAQQVAMQQGKSMAAARLLPQKLEAICVQVQPGQMKETERPMPSLAPIQPKTITLSQSVGRNSSIPGLGIINPQIIRIQPVTGTEQQQQLFLHSSSESPIQLLMQRPLPAHGSVSVNKIPPPKMLNGQKVTRATVSATRSPNITKVAASAANTLIPCLEKKQKDDKLKKSLKVKTRSGRISRPPKYKAKDYKFIKMEDLADGHQSDSDDYSELSVEDDEEGKVKGKDALFSSSNYNLKPKMFKCQTCEKSYIGKGGLARHYKLNPGHGQLESSPQKIPLNKPNGSIFVGNTRGIREETMSPAHLDSIAVTLNNENALGTSLEETVDLKAGEQTCKSAESRTLMAEQQNEISSGHRGPVTPKGPGRPRRPKRRGRPRMGGRSRCSGRLSRPGQSPSKSLSSVSADHNVFRRKARLKELIQQCDNEDLMELALPRLTKLVTVYEFLLMKVEKGYPAKAYFPDVYREFEDLHNMVKKMAYDHLSNSDLLSCHQPVEIKDAKVAESLGITEILTGEQKTQGVDSCSQCITKMVSEQVPVEILGQKRLAESSGEELLPLAKRTKLEDVMENVNNAYTSQDEVKEKSGNLCTPFEKDGLNPLNGEILLSEDRHITCCTTASTLPTAEEHNSLADSRVRIEAESSGTFSQTVKMRIEYSQPVNIQGPDMASDASLLHTEVVLPVEADGSSELVQAHFVSENAAGGLSAPELCNSVSENAMGSQSTDLPMSEENGHNQKYQKLQEDCNFAIKEHSEQLNNADVSDEVQELEKVFSTNIMPINYPQSAQTESHQNAVQEASLPAHVNHENSLKNMNEFSCGTEEQHELENTVTVDEAVAFEITDESHDFLSQGHEQIFIQTSDGLILSHPDTAVLSQAEGIVIVTDSNGTTMHIRTPEGIPLETVEALLAMEADGQSEDILLSQSELEP; from the exons ATGGCGGCTCCTGAGGAGGGGGGTgccgaggcgccgccgccccctcctccTGCTGAAGACGAGCCCCCCggaggggcggccgccgccgcctgcggGGTTCCCCTCGGCgtggcggcgggcagggccgccccggcggcggcggagaaGGGCGGGGGTGCGGTGGGGCCCGCcgacccgccgccccccgcggagGGCCCGGAGCTGCTGGCGGTGCCGGAGGAGCTGGCGCAGAGCCTGGCCGGCACCGTCCTCTACCTGCAGGCGGACGGGAGCCTGGTGGAGGGCGCGGGGCTGAGCGCCGAGGAGCAGCGGCGGCTGCTGGAACAGCTGCTGGCCGCCGCCGAGAGCCCGGGGCTGGACACGGCGGAGCCGCCGCCCCGGCACGCCGCCACGCCGCTGGCCCCCGCGGAGCTCCAGCGGGTCATCGAGCAAGTGAGCAAGGCCcaggagcagcagaagctgcCGCCGGCAGCCGCTTCGCTggagccctgcccggggccgccgccgtccCGGGACGCTGGCGCGCTGCCGCCGCAGGCCTGCGGGGCCGCCCTGCCGCCGGCCAGCATCATGCACAACGCCGCTCAGCAGCTGCAGAGCGTGGCCCAGCAGGTCGCCATGCAGCAGGGCAAATCCATGGCGGCCGCCCGGCTCCTCCCGCAGAAG CTGGAAGCCATTTGTGTCCAAGTGCAGCCAGGACAGATGAAGGAAACTGAAAGGCCAATGCCATCATTGGCACCAATCCAGCCCAAAACTATAACGCTGAGTCAGTCGGTTGGTAGAAATTCTAGCATACCAGGACTTGGCATTATTAATCCCCAGATAATTAGGATACAGCCTGTTACAGgaactgagcagcagcagcagctattCCTGCATAGTTCTTCCGAGTCTCCAATTCAGTTGCTTATGCAGAGACCTTTACCAGCTCACGGATCGGTGTCTGTGAACAAGATTCCCCCACCTAAGATGCTAAATGGACAGAAAGTTACACGTGCCACAGTATCGGCTACAAGGTCTCCAAACATTACCAAGGTTGCAGCCAGTGCAGCAAATACTCTGATACCAtgccttgaaaaaaaacaaaaagatgacaagttaaaaaaatccttgaaagtGAAAACTCGTTCTGGACGGATTTCACGCCCCCCCAAATACAAAGCTAAAGattataaattcattaaaatggAGGATTTGGCTGATGGTCATCAGTCTGATTCTGATGACTACTCTGAGCTGAGTGTAGAAGATGATGAAGAAGGGAAGGTGAAGGGAAAGGATGCATTATTCAGTTCTTCAAATTATAATCTGAAACCCAAAATGTTTAAGTGTCAGACTTGTGAAAAATCCTATATAGGAAAAGGTGGATTAGCAAGACATTATAAACTTAACCCAGGCCATGGACAGCTGGAGTCTTCACCtcaaaaaatacctttaaataaGCCTAATGGAAGTATATTTGTGGGCAATACCCGTGGAATAAGAGAGGAAACGATGAGTCCGGCGCATTTAGATTCAATTGCTGTCactttaaataatgaaaatgcacTAGGTACCAGTCTGGAAGAAACTGTTGATTTGAAGGCTGGAGAACAG ACTTGCAAGTCTGCAGAAAGCAGAACCTTGATGGCAGAACAACAAAATGAAATCAGTTCGGGACACCGGGGACCCGTAACACCAAAAGGACCTGGAAGACCCAGACGACCAAAGAGACGTGGTCGACCAAGGATGGGTGGAAGATCCAGGTGTTCTGGAAGGCTTAGCAGACCTGGTCAGTCCCCTTCAAAGTCACTTAGTAGTGTGTCAGCAGATCACAATGTATTCAGAAGAAAAGCTAGGTTAAAAGAG ctaatacaacagtgtgataatgaAGACTTAATGGAGCTGGCTCTCCCACGTCTTACGAAGCTTGTTACAGTATATGAATTTCTGTTGATGAAG GTTGAAAAGGGGTATCCAGCCAAAGCTTACTTCCCAGATGTGTATAGGGAATTTGAAGACTTGCATAATATGGTAAAGAAAATGGCTTATGATCACCTCAGTAATTCTGATTTGCTGAGCTGCCACCAGCCTGTTGAAATAAAAGATGCTAAG GTTGCTGAATCACTAGGAATTACAGAAATACTCACTGGAGAACAAAAGACGCAAGGTGTAGACTCTTGTTCACAATGTATAACTAAAATGGTTAGTGAGCAAGTGCCTGTGGAGATATTGGGACAAAAACGGTTAGCTGAG AGCTCAGGGGAGGAACTGTTGCCATTGGCCAAACGGACCAAGTTAGAAGATGTAATGGAGAATGTGAATAATGCTTATACCAGTCAAgatgaagtgaaagaaaagagtgggaaTTTGTGTACGCCGTTTGAAAAAGATG GTTTAAATCCATTAAATGGAGAAATCCTGCTTTCAGAAGACAGGCATATCACTTGCTGCACAACTGCAAGTACATTACCAACAGCAGAGGAACATAATTCACTTGCTGATTCAAGAGTTAGAATTGAAGCTGAAAGTTCAGGTACCTTCTCCCAGACTGTGAAAATGAGGATAGAGTATTCCCAACCTGTGAACATACAGGGACCAGATATGGCAAGCGACGCGTCTCTGCTGCATACTGAAGTTGTGTTGCCTGTTGAAGCAGATGGCTCATCTGAACTAGTTCAAGCGCACTTTGTGAGTGAGAACGCGGCAGGGGGACTGTCAGCTCCTGAACTCTGCAACTCTGTCTCAGAGAATGCAATGGGCAGTCAGAGCACTGACTTACCAATGAGCGAAGAAAACGGTCACAATCAAAAATATCAGAAACTGCAAGAAGACTGTAATTTTGCAATTAAAGAACATTCTGAACAACTTAATAATGCTGATGTGAGTGATGAGGTACAGGAACTTGAAAAAGTTTTTTCAACAAACATCATGCCAATAAACTACCCACAGAGTGCTCAGACTGAGTCACACCAGAATGCTGTCCAGGAAGCCTCCCTGCCTGCTCATGTGAACCAtgaaaactctttaaaaaatatgaatgaatTTTCTTGTGGGACAGAGGAGCAACATGAGCTGGAGAATACAGTTACTGTAGATGAAGCTGTAGCCTTTGAGATTACTGATGAGAGCCATGATTTTTTGTCTCAGGGAcatgaacagatttttattcaGACTTCAGATGGGCTTATCCTGTCTCATCCAGATACTGCTGTTTTGTCTCAGGCAGAAGGCATCGTTATTGTAACCGATTCCAATGGTACTACAATGCACATTCGCACACCTGAGGGGATACCTTTGGAAACCGTGGAAGCACTACTGGCAATGGAAGCAGATGGCCAAAGTGAAGATATTTTGCTCTCGCAAAGTGAATTGGAGCCATAA
- the ZNF839 gene encoding zinc finger protein 839 isoform X3, whose product MAAPEEGGAEAPPPPPPAEDEPPGGAAAAACGVPLGVAAGRAAPAAAEKGGGAVGPADPPPPAEGPELLAVPEELAQSLAGTVLYLQADGSLVEGAGLSAEEQRRLLEQLLAAAESPGLDTAEPPPRHAATPLAPAELQRVIEQVSKAQEQQKLPPAAASLEPCPGPPPSRDAGALPPQACGAALPPASIMHNAAQQLQSVAQQVAMQQGKSMAAARLLPQKQLEAICVQVQPGQMKETERPMPSLAPIQPKTITLSQSVGRNSSIPGLGIINPQIIRIQPVTGTEQQQQLFLHSSSESPIQLLMQRPLPAHGSVSVNKIPPPKMLNGQKVTRATVSATRSPNITKVAASAANTLIPCLEKKQKDDKLKKSLKVKTRSGRISRPPKYKAKDYKFIKMEDLADGHQSDSDDYSELSVEDDEEGKVKGKDALFSSSNYNLKPKMFKCQTCEKSYIGKGGLARHYKLNPGHGQLESSPQKIPLNKPNGSIFVGNTRGIREETMSPAHLDSIAVTLNNENALGTSLEETVDLKAGEQTCKSAESRTLMAEQQNEISSGHRGPVTPKGPGRPRRPKRRGRPRMGGRSRCSGRLSRPGQSPSKSLSSVSADHNVFRRKARLKELIQQCDNEDLMELALPRLTKLVTVYEFLLMKVEKGYPAKAYFPDVYREFEDLHNMVKKMAYDHLSNSDLLSCHQPVEIKDAKSSGEELLPLAKRTKLEDVMENVNNAYTSQDEVKEKSGNLCTPFEKDGLNPLNGEILLSEDRHITCCTTASTLPTAEEHNSLADSRVRIEAESSGTFSQTVKMRIEYSQPVNIQGPDMASDASLLHTEVVLPVEADGSSELVQAHFVSENAAGGLSAPELCNSVSENAMGSQSTDLPMSEENGHNQKYQKLQEDCNFAIKEHSEQLNNADVSDEVQELEKVFSTNIMPINYPQSAQTESHQNAVQEASLPAHVNHENSLKNMNEFSCGTEEQHELENTVTVDEAVAFEITDESHDFLSQGHEQIFIQTSDGLILSHPDTAVLSQAEGIVIVTDSNGTTMHIRTPEGIPLETVEALLAMEADGQSEDILLSQSELEP is encoded by the exons ATGGCGGCTCCTGAGGAGGGGGGTgccgaggcgccgccgccccctcctccTGCTGAAGACGAGCCCCCCggaggggcggccgccgccgcctgcggGGTTCCCCTCGGCgtggcggcgggcagggccgccccggcggcggcggagaaGGGCGGGGGTGCGGTGGGGCCCGCcgacccgccgccccccgcggagGGCCCGGAGCTGCTGGCGGTGCCGGAGGAGCTGGCGCAGAGCCTGGCCGGCACCGTCCTCTACCTGCAGGCGGACGGGAGCCTGGTGGAGGGCGCGGGGCTGAGCGCCGAGGAGCAGCGGCGGCTGCTGGAACAGCTGCTGGCCGCCGCCGAGAGCCCGGGGCTGGACACGGCGGAGCCGCCGCCCCGGCACGCCGCCACGCCGCTGGCCCCCGCGGAGCTCCAGCGGGTCATCGAGCAAGTGAGCAAGGCCcaggagcagcagaagctgcCGCCGGCAGCCGCTTCGCTggagccctgcccggggccgccgccgtccCGGGACGCTGGCGCGCTGCCGCCGCAGGCCTGCGGGGCCGCCCTGCCGCCGGCCAGCATCATGCACAACGCCGCTCAGCAGCTGCAGAGCGTGGCCCAGCAGGTCGCCATGCAGCAGGGCAAATCCATGGCGGCCGCCCGGCTCCTCCCGCAGAAG CAGCTGGAAGCCATTTGTGTCCAAGTGCAGCCAGGACAGATGAAGGAAACTGAAAGGCCAATGCCATCATTGGCACCAATCCAGCCCAAAACTATAACGCTGAGTCAGTCGGTTGGTAGAAATTCTAGCATACCAGGACTTGGCATTATTAATCCCCAGATAATTAGGATACAGCCTGTTACAGgaactgagcagcagcagcagctattCCTGCATAGTTCTTCCGAGTCTCCAATTCAGTTGCTTATGCAGAGACCTTTACCAGCTCACGGATCGGTGTCTGTGAACAAGATTCCCCCACCTAAGATGCTAAATGGACAGAAAGTTACACGTGCCACAGTATCGGCTACAAGGTCTCCAAACATTACCAAGGTTGCAGCCAGTGCAGCAAATACTCTGATACCAtgccttgaaaaaaaacaaaaagatgacaagttaaaaaaatccttgaaagtGAAAACTCGTTCTGGACGGATTTCACGCCCCCCCAAATACAAAGCTAAAGattataaattcattaaaatggAGGATTTGGCTGATGGTCATCAGTCTGATTCTGATGACTACTCTGAGCTGAGTGTAGAAGATGATGAAGAAGGGAAGGTGAAGGGAAAGGATGCATTATTCAGTTCTTCAAATTATAATCTGAAACCCAAAATGTTTAAGTGTCAGACTTGTGAAAAATCCTATATAGGAAAAGGTGGATTAGCAAGACATTATAAACTTAACCCAGGCCATGGACAGCTGGAGTCTTCACCtcaaaaaatacctttaaataaGCCTAATGGAAGTATATTTGTGGGCAATACCCGTGGAATAAGAGAGGAAACGATGAGTCCGGCGCATTTAGATTCAATTGCTGTCactttaaataatgaaaatgcacTAGGTACCAGTCTGGAAGAAACTGTTGATTTGAAGGCTGGAGAACAG ACTTGCAAGTCTGCAGAAAGCAGAACCTTGATGGCAGAACAACAAAATGAAATCAGTTCGGGACACCGGGGACCCGTAACACCAAAAGGACCTGGAAGACCCAGACGACCAAAGAGACGTGGTCGACCAAGGATGGGTGGAAGATCCAGGTGTTCTGGAAGGCTTAGCAGACCTGGTCAGTCCCCTTCAAAGTCACTTAGTAGTGTGTCAGCAGATCACAATGTATTCAGAAGAAAAGCTAGGTTAAAAGAG ctaatacaacagtgtgataatgaAGACTTAATGGAGCTGGCTCTCCCACGTCTTACGAAGCTTGTTACAGTATATGAATTTCTGTTGATGAAG GTTGAAAAGGGGTATCCAGCCAAAGCTTACTTCCCAGATGTGTATAGGGAATTTGAAGACTTGCATAATATGGTAAAGAAAATGGCTTATGATCACCTCAGTAATTCTGATTTGCTGAGCTGCCACCAGCCTGTTGAAATAAAAGATGCTAAG AGCTCAGGGGAGGAACTGTTGCCATTGGCCAAACGGACCAAGTTAGAAGATGTAATGGAGAATGTGAATAATGCTTATACCAGTCAAgatgaagtgaaagaaaagagtgggaaTTTGTGTACGCCGTTTGAAAAAGATG GTTTAAATCCATTAAATGGAGAAATCCTGCTTTCAGAAGACAGGCATATCACTTGCTGCACAACTGCAAGTACATTACCAACAGCAGAGGAACATAATTCACTTGCTGATTCAAGAGTTAGAATTGAAGCTGAAAGTTCAGGTACCTTCTCCCAGACTGTGAAAATGAGGATAGAGTATTCCCAACCTGTGAACATACAGGGACCAGATATGGCAAGCGACGCGTCTCTGCTGCATACTGAAGTTGTGTTGCCTGTTGAAGCAGATGGCTCATCTGAACTAGTTCAAGCGCACTTTGTGAGTGAGAACGCGGCAGGGGGACTGTCAGCTCCTGAACTCTGCAACTCTGTCTCAGAGAATGCAATGGGCAGTCAGAGCACTGACTTACCAATGAGCGAAGAAAACGGTCACAATCAAAAATATCAGAAACTGCAAGAAGACTGTAATTTTGCAATTAAAGAACATTCTGAACAACTTAATAATGCTGATGTGAGTGATGAGGTACAGGAACTTGAAAAAGTTTTTTCAACAAACATCATGCCAATAAACTACCCACAGAGTGCTCAGACTGAGTCACACCAGAATGCTGTCCAGGAAGCCTCCCTGCCTGCTCATGTGAACCAtgaaaactctttaaaaaatatgaatgaatTTTCTTGTGGGACAGAGGAGCAACATGAGCTGGAGAATACAGTTACTGTAGATGAAGCTGTAGCCTTTGAGATTACTGATGAGAGCCATGATTTTTTGTCTCAGGGAcatgaacagatttttattcaGACTTCAGATGGGCTTATCCTGTCTCATCCAGATACTGCTGTTTTGTCTCAGGCAGAAGGCATCGTTATTGTAACCGATTCCAATGGTACTACAATGCACATTCGCACACCTGAGGGGATACCTTTGGAAACCGTGGAAGCACTACTGGCAATGGAAGCAGATGGCCAAAGTGAAGATATTTTGCTCTCGCAAAGTGAATTGGAGCCATAA